In the genome of Carnobacterium pleistocenium FTR1, one region contains:
- a CDS encoding deoxyribonuclease IV — MVLLGSHVSMGGKKMLLGSAEDAASYNAETFMIYTGAPQNTRRKLVEDMNIPQGTSFMEKNNLSHMVVHAPYIINLGNTVKPENFSFAIEFLRAEIVRAEALGARQITLHPGAHVGAGADAAIANIVKGLNEVLHKDQLAQIALETMAGKGTEIGRSFEEIAKIIEGVTLNDKLSVTMDTCHINDAGYNMKEDFDGILNEFDKIIGLDRLKVIHVNDSKNLQGSHKDRHANIGFGTIGFDALNKVVHHPQLTALPKILETPYVGEDKKDKKAPYGYEIKMLKEQTFNPNLLEDILNQVGY, encoded by the coding sequence ATGGTTTTATTAGGTTCGCACGTTTCAATGGGTGGAAAAAAAATGTTGCTAGGTTCTGCGGAAGATGCTGCCAGTTACAATGCTGAAACATTTATGATATACACTGGAGCCCCACAAAATACAAGACGTAAATTAGTTGAAGATATGAATATTCCTCAAGGTACATCATTCATGGAGAAAAATAATTTATCACATATGGTTGTTCATGCTCCTTATATTATCAATTTAGGAAATACAGTCAAACCTGAAAACTTTTCTTTTGCAATCGAATTTTTAAGGGCTGAAATTGTCAGAGCAGAAGCGCTAGGTGCAAGACAAATCACATTGCATCCAGGAGCACATGTTGGCGCTGGAGCAGATGCTGCGATTGCTAACATCGTAAAAGGGTTGAATGAAGTGCTTCATAAAGATCAATTAGCACAAATTGCCTTAGAAACTATGGCTGGTAAGGGAACTGAAATTGGACGAAGCTTTGAAGAAATTGCAAAAATCATTGAGGGAGTAACCTTAAATGATAAACTATCTGTAACGATGGATACTTGTCATATAAACGATGCTGGTTATAATATGAAAGAAGATTTTGATGGCATCTTGAATGAGTTTGATAAGATCATAGGATTGGACCGTCTTAAAGTGATCCATGTGAATGATTCAAAAAACTTGCAAGGTAGTCATAAAGATCGCCATGCGAATATTGGTTTTGGAACAATTGGGTTTGACGCTTTAAATAAAGTTGTCCATCATCCTCAATTAACAGCCTTACCTAAGATATTAGAAACTCCGTATGTAGGAGAAGACAAGAAAGATAAAAAAGCGCCTTATGGTTATGAAATTAAAATGTTAAAAGAACAAACTTTTAATCCAAATCTACTCGAAGATATCTTGAATCAGGTAGGTTACTAA
- a CDS encoding RDD family protein: MTKTPEENEQKTVQPKKDDTKEIDLNEFKKTLAIEEAEIEKVKRLKKLAEKKNEPIFSDKSDFKSSLEETKIKEEKPTSPQNLRDARRKYWQEKQKEEERQQKPFHNFPSFFYVGFWLRVFAFSIDVLVIWSINRLIVQSLFLVLRYPLSEESFSAFSLSKLGVYLLYFVVLTKLTNGQTIGKIIFGIRVISFKEETLSWGTVLIRECFGRYILKTFPFIYLMVLFTHEKQHLADFFSDTSVVSENLIRASELSLKEQ, from the coding sequence ATGACTAAAACTCCTGAAGAGAATGAACAAAAAACGGTACAACCAAAAAAAGACGACACAAAAGAAATAGACTTAAATGAATTTAAAAAAACATTAGCGATTGAAGAAGCGGAAATTGAAAAAGTAAAACGTTTAAAGAAACTAGCAGAAAAAAAGAATGAACCAATTTTTTCAGATAAGAGTGATTTTAAATCTTCTTTAGAGGAAACAAAAATTAAAGAGGAAAAACCAACAAGTCCACAAAATCTTAGAGATGCTCGAAGAAAGTATTGGCAAGAAAAACAAAAAGAAGAAGAGCGTCAGCAAAAACCGTTTCACAATTTCCCTTCATTTTTTTATGTAGGCTTTTGGCTGCGAGTGTTTGCTTTTTCGATTGATGTGCTTGTTATCTGGAGTATAAATCGATTAATTGTTCAATCGCTATTTTTAGTATTGCGTTATCCACTTAGTGAGGAATCATTCTCAGCTTTTTCATTAAGCAAGTTAGGTGTATATCTTCTTTATTTTGTTGTCTTAACAAAACTGACAAATGGACAAACAATTGGAAAAATAATTTTTGGAATTCGCGTAATCAGTTTTAAAGAAGAAACGTTAAGTTGGGGAACGGTACTAATTCGTGAATGCTTTGGCCGCTATATTCTGAAAACATTCCCCTTTATTTATTTAATGGTACTGTTCACTCATGAAAAACAGCATTTAGCTGATTTCTTCAGTGATACATCCGTTGTTTCAGAAAATTTGATTCGGGCAAGTGAGCTTTCTCTAAAAGAACAATAG
- the sppA gene encoding signal peptide peptidase SppA: protein MNAKRWSAIGVALGIFIFSLFFSNYFSYMVQKQETTESVSDSLMGLLGTTTLEENLVTAGDSSNRIAVLSVDGTILSGQTTSLTGDSAYDHAGFLQQLEQILVDDTIKGIILSVNSPGGGTYESAQIKDKLSAIQQETEIPIYVSMGSMAASGGYYISASAEKIFASEETLTGSIGVIMSGTNFTELFEKIGVDDTTIKSGEFKDIGSTTRAMTEEDEAILQTMVDTSYNRFVEIIVEGRGMEEDVVRNLADGRIYDGAQAVENGLVDEIGYQEDALEAIQEDYDLKDAEIFSYQNPSLSFASLFSATASNLFQTGGTAESEIEKLMSVIGTADSPKMMYYYGGQ from the coding sequence ATGAATGCAAAAAGATGGTCTGCAATAGGGGTTGCGCTTGGTATTTTTATTTTCTCACTATTTTTCAGTAATTATTTTTCTTATATGGTACAAAAGCAAGAAACTACGGAATCAGTAAGCGATAGTCTTATGGGCTTACTGGGCACAACTACTTTAGAAGAAAACCTAGTAACAGCTGGGGATAGTTCAAACCGAATTGCTGTTTTATCTGTAGATGGGACTATTTTAAGTGGACAAACAACTAGTTTGACTGGAGATTCAGCGTACGATCATGCTGGCTTTTTACAACAATTAGAGCAAATTTTAGTTGATGATACAATCAAAGGCATTATTCTATCGGTTAATTCTCCAGGTGGCGGAACGTATGAGAGTGCTCAAATCAAAGACAAATTGAGTGCTATTCAACAAGAAACAGAAATACCCATCTATGTTTCTATGGGCAGTATGGCTGCTAGTGGAGGGTATTATATTTCCGCTTCAGCAGAAAAAATATTTGCTTCTGAAGAAACATTAACCGGATCAATCGGGGTCATTATGTCTGGAACCAATTTCACTGAATTATTTGAAAAAATCGGTGTGGATGACACGACGATTAAAAGTGGCGAATTTAAAGATATCGGTTCTACAACTCGTGCAATGACTGAAGAAGATGAAGCCATTTTGCAAACTATGGTAGATACTTCGTATAATCGATTTGTAGAGATCATTGTCGAAGGACGCGGCATGGAAGAAGATGTGGTCAGGAATTTAGCTGACGGTCGTATTTATGATGGAGCTCAAGCCGTTGAAAACGGGTTAGTTGATGAGATTGGGTACCAAGAAGACGCTCTTGAAGCGATTCAAGAAGACTATGATTTAAAAGATGCAGAGATTTTCAGTTACCAAAATCCTTCTTTATCTTTTGCCTCTTTATTTAGTGCAACAGCAAGTAACCTGTTTCAAACAGGTGGAACAGCAGAGTCAGAGATAGAAAAATTAATGTCTGTGATCGGAACAGCGGATTCTCCAAAGATGATGTACTATTACGGAGGCCAATAA
- the aspS gene encoding aspartate--tRNA ligase encodes MGKRTEYCGKISRDLLGQEIVLKGWVQKRRDLGDLIFIDLRDREGIVQIVFNPTFSKEALAKAEDIRSEYVLEVKGKVVERDRSVVNKNIATGELEVEAYEVTVLNTSKTTPFYIEDGVAVSDDKRMQYRYLDLRRPEMTQNMILRHQMTKSIRHYLDDHEFIDTETPYLTKSTPEGARDYLVPSRVHPGHFYALPQSPQLFKQLLMGAGFDRYYQIVRCFRDEDLRGDRQPEFTQIDIETSFLEPEEIQSFTEELLAKVLKDTKGVELTLPFQQMGYDEAISRYGSDKPDVRFGLELVDVSELVKESSFKVFSGAIENGGAVKAINAKGAASNYSRKDIDALGEFVSVYGAKGLAWLKVEEDGVKGPIAKFFKDDSEALIEKMEAKPGDLLLFVADKKSVVHDSLGALRSKLGKELELIDESVYAFLWIVDWPLLEYDDGAERYTAAHHPFTMPKESDIDLLETDPGKVYAQAYDIILNGYELGGGSIRIHKRDLQEKMFAALGFSKEEAEEQFGFLLDALEYGFPPHGGIALGLDRFAMLLAGKENIREVIAFPKNGRATDPLTEAPSLVSEAQLSELSIHTTKIED; translated from the coding sequence TTGGGAAAAAGAACAGAATATTGTGGGAAAATCTCGCGCGATTTATTAGGGCAAGAGATCGTATTAAAAGGATGGGTACAAAAAAGAAGAGACTTAGGGGATTTAATTTTTATTGATTTACGTGACCGTGAAGGAATCGTTCAAATCGTTTTTAATCCCACTTTTTCAAAAGAAGCTTTGGCTAAAGCTGAAGATATTCGTAGTGAGTATGTTCTTGAAGTAAAAGGAAAAGTTGTTGAACGAGATAGATCAGTCGTAAACAAAAATATTGCAACCGGTGAGCTTGAAGTAGAAGCCTATGAAGTGACCGTTTTAAACACATCGAAAACAACGCCTTTTTACATTGAAGATGGGGTAGCAGTATCAGATGATAAGAGAATGCAATACCGTTATTTGGATCTAAGACGTCCAGAAATGACTCAAAACATGATTTTACGTCATCAAATGACAAAATCTATTCGTCATTATTTAGATGACCATGAATTTATTGATACTGAAACACCTTATTTAACAAAATCAACTCCAGAAGGCGCTAGAGATTATCTTGTGCCCTCTCGTGTACATCCAGGTCATTTTTATGCCTTGCCTCAATCACCACAATTATTCAAACAACTCTTGATGGGTGCTGGATTTGACCGGTATTATCAAATCGTTCGTTGTTTTAGAGATGAAGATTTACGTGGAGACCGTCAACCTGAGTTTACACAAATCGATATCGAGACGAGCTTTTTAGAACCTGAAGAAATTCAATCGTTTACTGAAGAATTGTTAGCCAAAGTATTGAAAGATACAAAAGGTGTTGAATTGACTTTGCCGTTCCAACAAATGGGCTACGATGAAGCAATCAGTCGTTACGGTAGCGACAAGCCAGATGTCCGTTTTGGATTGGAATTAGTAGATGTTAGTGAACTTGTTAAGGAATCTAGTTTCAAAGTCTTTAGTGGAGCAATTGAAAATGGTGGAGCTGTAAAGGCCATTAATGCTAAAGGAGCTGCAAGCAACTATTCTCGCAAAGATATTGATGCATTAGGCGAATTTGTTTCGGTTTATGGTGCAAAAGGCCTAGCTTGGTTAAAAGTTGAAGAAGATGGGGTAAAAGGACCAATCGCTAAATTCTTTAAAGACGATTCAGAAGCCTTGATTGAAAAAATGGAAGCAAAACCTGGTGATTTACTGTTGTTTGTGGCAGATAAAAAATCAGTTGTCCACGATTCACTAGGAGCTTTGCGTTCGAAGTTAGGTAAAGAGTTAGAACTAATTGATGAATCAGTATACGCCTTCCTTTGGATCGTTGACTGGCCATTATTGGAGTATGATGATGGAGCAGAGCGTTACACCGCTGCACATCACCCATTCACTATGCCAAAAGAATCCGATATCGATTTATTGGAAACAGATCCTGGAAAAGTGTATGCTCAAGCCTACGATATTATATTAAATGGCTATGAATTAGGTGGAGGATCGATCAGAATCCACAAACGCGATTTACAAGAAAAAATGTTTGCAGCGTTAGGCTTTTCAAAAGAAGAAGCCGAAGAACAATTTGGTTTCTTATTAGATGCGTTAGAGTATGGTTTCCCGCCACATGGTGGAATTGCATTAGGACTTGATCGTTTTGCGATGTTGCTTGCGGGCAAAGAAAATATTCGTGAAGTAATTGCGTTTCCTAAAAACGGAAGAGCGACTGATCCATTAACAGAAGCTCCTAGTTTAGTGAGTGAAGCACAACTAAGTGAATTGTCTATTCATACAACAAAAATTGAAGATTAG
- the hisS gene encoding histidine--tRNA ligase, with the protein MAIQKPKGTADLLPEEARKWQYVEEILKMVLADYQFGEIRTPIFESYDLFSRGVGETSDIVSKEMYDFYDKGNRHISLRPEGTAPVVRAFVENKLFGPEHNKPYKVYYKGPMFRYERPQGGRMRQFHQLGVEVFGSTNPATDVEAMALAMALFEELGLEKLTLVINSLGDAESRLAYREALIAYLEPHFDELSSDSQTRLHKNPLRVLDSKDKKDKEIVEKAPSILDYLSVDSKEHFESVKEMLTALNIPFVIDPNMVRGLDYYTHTIFEVMSDAPGFGAITTICAGGRYDGLVEEIGGPATPGFGFALGLERLMMTLEAEEIEIPDTHEVDVYVLGLGEATNLESLKIVQAIRGAGLSADRDYMNRKIKGQFKTASKLKAKVVITLGDAELERKEANFKVMKTGKESSVSLAEIYKDFEKLFNLKIADMTAFNDFFNKED; encoded by the coding sequence ATGGCGATTCAAAAACCTAAGGGAACAGCTGATTTATTACCAGAAGAAGCAAGAAAATGGCAATACGTTGAAGAAATTTTGAAGATGGTATTAGCAGACTATCAATTTGGGGAAATAAGAACCCCTATTTTTGAAAGTTATGATTTGTTTTCTCGCGGAGTAGGAGAAACAAGCGATATCGTTTCAAAAGAAATGTATGATTTTTATGATAAAGGGAATCGGCATATATCGCTTCGTCCAGAGGGAACAGCTCCTGTTGTGCGTGCATTTGTTGAAAACAAATTATTTGGTCCAGAACACAATAAACCGTATAAAGTGTATTACAAAGGTCCAATGTTCCGCTATGAACGTCCCCAAGGTGGCAGGATGAGACAATTTCATCAACTAGGTGTTGAGGTTTTTGGCAGTACGAATCCTGCAACAGATGTAGAAGCAATGGCTCTTGCAATGGCCTTGTTTGAAGAATTGGGATTAGAAAAATTGACATTAGTAATCAATTCATTAGGTGATGCTGAAAGTCGTTTAGCTTATAGAGAAGCACTTATTGCTTATTTAGAGCCTCATTTTGACGAACTAAGCTCAGATTCGCAAACACGTCTGCACAAAAATCCTTTACGTGTTTTAGACAGCAAAGATAAAAAAGATAAAGAAATCGTAGAAAAGGCTCCATCTATTTTAGATTATCTAAGTGTAGATTCAAAAGAACATTTTGAATCTGTTAAAGAGATGTTAACGGCTTTAAACATTCCTTTTGTAATAGACCCTAACATGGTTAGAGGATTAGATTATTACACACATACGATTTTTGAAGTTATGAGTGATGCTCCAGGATTTGGCGCAATTACAACTATTTGTGCTGGCGGACGTTACGATGGATTAGTAGAAGAAATTGGCGGACCAGCTACACCTGGTTTTGGTTTTGCGTTAGGGTTAGAGCGTTTAATGATGACTCTAGAAGCAGAAGAAATTGAGATACCAGATACGCATGAAGTCGATGTTTATGTGCTTGGGTTAGGGGAAGCAACTAACCTTGAATCGCTTAAAATTGTTCAAGCGATTCGTGGAGCAGGATTATCTGCTGACCGCGATTATATGAACCGTAAAATAAAAGGGCAATTTAAAACAGCGTCAAAATTAAAGGCTAAAGTGGTCATTACTTTAGGTGATGCAGAATTAGAAAGAAAAGAAGCAAATTTTAAAGTGATGAAAACTGGAAAAGAATCAAGTGTTTCATTAGCAGAGATCTACAAAGATTTCGAAAAATTATTTAATCTAAAAATAGCAGATATGACAGCTTTTAATGATTTTTTCAATAAAGAAGATTAA
- a CDS encoding N-acetylmuramoyl-L-alanine amidase, whose amino-acid sequence MENKLTLKKPKKIVSLLLIALFIGLTAFATVVLANQGTIKVDASVVNVRTGPGLSYDIMTQVTGGEKVTMLSEENEWYKVRLSNDQIGWIASWLIENTEVSAATNKMGIVTGQEVNIRTESNINSDILGKVTNGTELTVLFQQEGWTQVQYNGQVAWISSDLIEISETATETTTVAVAKDDSATIQTVTTRSAGTNIRNSASISSSVVETAEKGESFNYLSTEGDWYQVELPDGQTGYVANWVVDLSADQTPAPTASVTSLAEATIVIDAGHGGNDPGALANTFLEKEVTLSTAKLVANRLRDAGANVILTRSDDEFLSLDERTVISNQSNADVFISLHYDSTETANEISGTTTYYYHDKDIPLAEIISTNFQQNGILPNNDIRFGDFYVTRENTQAAILIELGYLNNDVDQLTVNSSTYQSSVSEIIYQSLNQYFIP is encoded by the coding sequence GTGGAAAATAAATTGACATTAAAGAAACCAAAAAAAATTGTTTCATTGTTGCTCATTGCCTTATTTATCGGGTTAACCGCTTTTGCTACAGTCGTCCTTGCTAATCAAGGAACGATCAAAGTCGATGCAAGTGTGGTCAATGTTCGAACGGGGCCAGGTCTATCTTATGACATTATGACCCAAGTTACTGGTGGAGAAAAAGTCACCATGTTATCAGAGGAAAATGAGTGGTACAAAGTACGTTTGAGCAATGACCAGATTGGCTGGATAGCGAGTTGGCTCATTGAGAATACCGAGGTAAGTGCTGCAACCAATAAAATGGGAATCGTTACAGGTCAAGAGGTAAACATTCGTACTGAAAGCAATATTAACTCTGATATTCTTGGAAAAGTAACAAATGGGACGGAGTTGACCGTTCTGTTTCAACAAGAAGGTTGGACTCAAGTTCAATACAATGGACAAGTTGCTTGGATAAGTTCTGATTTAATTGAAATTTCCGAAACTGCAACTGAAACAACGACTGTTGCGGTTGCAAAAGACGATTCTGCAACAATTCAAACAGTTACAACTCGTAGTGCTGGTACAAATATCCGAAATAGTGCTTCAATCAGCAGTTCAGTTGTCGAAACTGCTGAAAAAGGTGAAAGTTTCAATTACCTTTCTACAGAAGGTGATTGGTATCAAGTAGAATTACCGGATGGCCAAACAGGTTACGTAGCCAATTGGGTAGTAGACTTATCAGCTGACCAAACACCTGCTCCCACAGCTAGTGTCACTTCATTAGCAGAAGCTACTATTGTCATTGATGCAGGACACGGTGGAAATGATCCCGGCGCTTTAGCAAATACTTTTCTCGAAAAAGAAGTCACTTTAAGTACGGCTAAACTGGTTGCTAATCGATTGCGTGATGCTGGAGCAAATGTTATTTTGACTCGTTCAGATGATGAATTTCTTAGTTTAGATGAGCGAACGGTTATCAGTAATCAATCTAATGCAGATGTATTTATCAGTTTACACTATGATTCAACTGAAACTGCAAACGAGATCAGTGGAACTACAACCTATTATTACCACGATAAAGACATTCCTTTAGCTGAAATTATTAGTACCAATTTCCAACAAAATGGTATATTGCCTAATAATGACATCCGCTTTGGCGATTTCTATGTCACAAGAGAAAATACTCAAGCCGCGATTTTGATTGAATTAGGCTATCTAAATAATGATGTGGACCAACTCACGGTCAATTCATCCACTTATCAATCATCTGTGTCTGAAATCATTTATCAATCATTAAACCAGTATTTTATCCCATAA
- the dtd gene encoding D-aminoacyl-tRNA deacylase, with protein MKIVIQRTKEASVSIEGAIVGKISHGLVLLVGIEEEDQKEDIDYLVRKIRKMRIFEDSQGKMNLSIEDVGGEILSISQFTLYANTRKGNRPSFTKAAKPDTAIPIYDAFNAQLKAAGLNVQTGIFGADMQVSLLNDGPVTIIIDSKQH; from the coding sequence ATGAAAATCGTTATTCAGAGAACCAAAGAAGCAAGTGTTAGTATCGAAGGAGCGATTGTGGGTAAAATCTCTCATGGATTGGTATTGTTAGTTGGGATAGAAGAAGAAGATCAAAAAGAAGACATCGATTACCTAGTACGCAAGATCAGAAAAATGCGTATTTTTGAAGATTCTCAAGGGAAAATGAATTTAAGCATAGAAGATGTTGGTGGAGAAATTCTTTCTATTTCTCAATTCACACTATATGCTAATACAAGAAAAGGAAACCGCCCAAGTTTTACCAAAGCTGCAAAACCAGACACAGCCATTCCAATTTACGATGCATTCAACGCTCAATTAAAAGCAGCCGGTCTAAATGTTCAAACAGGAATATTCGGTGCAGATATGCAAGTTTCACTTTTAAATGATGGTCCAGTCACAATTATAATCGACAGCAAGCAACATTAA
- a CDS encoding RelA/SpoT family protein: MPKNKDYTAQEVIALTVTYMNSSHVAFVKKACDFATNAHKDQFRKSGEQYIIHPIQVAGILAELKMDPVTVATGFLHDVVEDTEYTFEDISREFSPEVAMLVDGVTKLGKIKFQSHEEQQAENHRKMLLAMAKDLRVIMVKLADRLHNLRTLKFHRPEKQRQIANETLEVYAPLAHRLGINLIKWELEDTSLRYLNPQQYYRIVHLMNSKREEREAYISDSISKIQESVEELNISADITGRPKHIYSIYRKMRDQKKQFDQIYDLLAIRVIVDSIKDCYAVLGAIHTRWKPMPGRFKDYIAMPKANMYQSIHTTVIGQYGKPIEVQIRTKEMHAVAEYGVAAHWAYKEGITKKVEGNPEGNKLAWFSDIIDLQDDSKDASDFMASVKEDIFKDKVYVFTPKGDVSELPSGAGPLDFAFNIHTEIGNKTIGAKVNGKIVPLNYKLKTGDIIEIMTSTNSYGPSRDWINLVSTSKAKNKIKRFFKLQDREANIVKGRDMLEKQLHDMQFQPKNFLTKTNVKMLLERFNFTTEDDLFAAVGFGELTALAIANRLTEKERKERENEKKVQEVTSSEAKTKKEPEKIKVKHEGGIVIQGIDNLLIRISRCCNPVPGDEIVGYITKGRGVSIHRKNCPNVLVAKDAENRLIEVEWEEATSKSQDYNAELQIIGYNRSGLLNEVLQVVNSMTKNLNNVNGKVDNDKMATITLTVGIQNIYQLDKIVEKIKSIPDVYNVKRMSS; this comes from the coding sequence ATGCCCAAAAATAAAGATTATACTGCACAAGAAGTAATTGCCTTAACCGTTACTTATATGAATAGCAGTCATGTGGCTTTTGTCAAAAAGGCTTGTGATTTTGCCACAAATGCTCATAAGGACCAGTTCAGAAAATCAGGTGAGCAGTATATAATCCATCCGATACAAGTTGCTGGTATTTTAGCAGAATTGAAAATGGATCCTGTAACAGTAGCAACCGGATTTCTTCATGATGTTGTAGAAGATACTGAATATACCTTTGAAGATATTTCAAGAGAATTTTCTCCTGAAGTAGCTATGCTTGTAGATGGTGTTACCAAATTAGGGAAAATAAAATTTCAATCACATGAAGAACAACAAGCAGAAAATCACCGTAAAATGTTGTTGGCAATGGCAAAAGACTTAAGAGTGATCATGGTTAAATTAGCTGACCGTTTGCATAATCTGCGGACACTAAAATTTCATAGACCCGAAAAGCAACGACAAATTGCAAATGAAACACTTGAAGTTTATGCACCGCTGGCTCATCGATTAGGGATTAATTTAATTAAATGGGAATTAGAAGATACTTCCTTGCGTTATTTGAACCCGCAACAATATTATCGCATTGTTCATTTAATGAATTCTAAAAGAGAAGAAAGAGAAGCTTATATTTCTGACTCCATTTCAAAAATTCAAGAATCCGTTGAAGAATTAAACATATCGGCAGATATCACGGGTAGACCGAAACATATTTATTCTATCTATCGCAAAATGCGCGATCAGAAAAAACAATTTGATCAAATTTATGATTTATTAGCGATTCGTGTCATTGTGGATTCAATAAAGGATTGCTATGCTGTATTAGGAGCAATTCATACCCGGTGGAAACCAATGCCCGGTCGATTTAAAGATTACATTGCTATGCCAAAAGCAAATATGTATCAATCGATCCACACTACGGTTATTGGACAATATGGTAAACCTATAGAAGTTCAAATTCGGACAAAAGAAATGCATGCAGTTGCTGAGTATGGGGTTGCAGCTCACTGGGCATACAAAGAAGGTATCACTAAAAAAGTTGAAGGCAATCCAGAAGGCAATAAATTAGCCTGGTTTAGTGATATTATCGATTTACAAGATGATTCAAAAGATGCTAGTGATTTTATGGCAAGTGTTAAAGAAGATATTTTCAAAGATAAAGTGTATGTTTTCACACCAAAAGGAGACGTCAGCGAATTACCTTCTGGAGCCGGTCCGTTAGACTTTGCCTTTAATATCCATACAGAAATAGGCAATAAGACAATTGGTGCTAAAGTAAATGGTAAAATTGTTCCCTTAAATTATAAATTGAAAACGGGAGATATCATTGAAATAATGACGTCTACAAATTCATACGGACCAAGCCGAGATTGGATCAACTTAGTATCCACTAGCAAAGCCAAAAATAAAATCAAACGTTTCTTCAAACTGCAAGATCGCGAAGCTAATATTGTAAAAGGCCGAGATATGCTTGAAAAGCAATTGCATGACATGCAATTCCAGCCTAAAAATTTCTTGACGAAAACTAATGTGAAGATGCTTTTAGAACGCTTCAATTTTACAACAGAAGATGATTTATTTGCTGCAGTAGGGTTTGGTGAATTAACGGCTCTTGCAATCGCTAATCGCTTAACGGAAAAAGAACGCAAAGAGCGAGAAAATGAAAAGAAAGTCCAAGAAGTTACATCAAGTGAAGCGAAAACTAAAAAAGAGCCTGAGAAGATCAAGGTAAAACACGAAGGCGGTATTGTCATTCAAGGAATCGACAATTTGCTTATTCGCATTAGTCGCTGTTGTAACCCTGTACCAGGTGATGAAATCGTTGGATACATTACAAAAGGGCGAGGCGTTTCGATTCACCGAAAGAATTGCCCTAATGTCCTTGTAGCAAAAGATGCAGAAAATCGCTTAATTGAAGTTGAATGGGAAGAAGCTACGTCTAAAAGCCAAGATTATAATGCTGAATTACAAATTATTGGCTATAATCGTTCTGGTTTATTAAACGAAGTCTTACAAGTTGTGAATAGTATGACAAAAAATTTAAATAATGTAAATGGAAAAGTAGATAATGATAAAATGGCTACTATTACATTAACAGTGGGCATTCAAAATATCTATCAACTAGATAAAATCGTTGAAAAGATTAAATCTATTCCTGATGTCTACAATGTAAAAAGAATGTCATCCTAA
- the deoC gene encoding deoxyribose-phosphate aldolase, translating to MTVELNKTIDHTLLKPEATEAQIKTLCEEAAKYDFMSVCINPTWVKKAAELLKGTDVRVCTVIGFPLGANTSEVKAFEAENAIQNGATEVDMVINIGALKGGNDALVQRDIESVVAVSKGKALSKVIIETALLTDEEKVRACELAKKAGADFVKTSTGFSTGGATLEDIKLMRATVGPDMGVKASGGVRTQEDAKQFIAAGATRLGSSNGLAIVNG from the coding sequence ATGACAGTCGAATTAAATAAAACAATTGATCACACATTATTAAAACCAGAAGCAACGGAAGCACAAATCAAAACGCTTTGTGAAGAAGCAGCCAAGTATGATTTTATGTCCGTTTGTATAAACCCAACTTGGGTTAAAAAAGCGGCAGAATTACTTAAGGGTACAGACGTAAGAGTATGTACAGTCATTGGTTTTCCTTTAGGAGCTAATACATCTGAAGTAAAGGCTTTTGAAGCAGAAAATGCGATTCAAAATGGTGCAACTGAAGTAGATATGGTCATCAACATCGGTGCTCTTAAAGGTGGAAATGACGCTTTAGTTCAACGCGATATTGAAAGTGTTGTAGCTGTTTCAAAAGGAAAGGCATTATCAAAAGTAATCATTGAAACAGCCTTATTGACTGATGAAGAAAAAGTACGTGCATGTGAACTGGCTAAAAAAGCTGGAGCTGATTTCGTGAAAACATCTACTGGTTTTTCAACAGGAGGAGCAACACTTGAAGATATCAAATTGATGCGCGCAACTGTAGGACCTGATATGGGTGTTAAAGCAAGTGGCGGTGTTCGTACACAAGAAGATGCTAAACAATTTATCGCAGCAGGAGCTACTCGTTTGGGATCTTCAAATGGCTTAGCAATCGTAAACGGATAA